The genomic segment CGGTCACCACGCCATTCTTTCGCAAGTTCAACAGAAGCCCTTTGAAGGTTGCCATTGTACTCTGTCAGTTTGGCTTCGAACAATTCGAATAGCGTAAAAGCGTCCGCTACCGATCCCGCAAAACCTGCCAGTACTTTACCACCAAAAATTCGGCGGACTTTTTTTGCCGTATGTTTCATGACGACTGCATTTCCTACCGTCACTTGCCCATCGCCTGACATGGCACAAGACCCTTCATGGCGAATGGCAAAGATTGTCGTTGCATGGAATTCCATCAGATCATCCTCCTATGCTCGCGGATGCGTATTCATATATGTTTTCCTTAAATGCTCTTTTGTTATATGTGTATACACTTGCGTTGAAGATAAGTGACTGTGTCCAAGTAGCTCCTGAACGGTTCTCATGTCGGCGCCCCCCGCCAAAAGGTGGGTGGCAAAAGAGTGGCGAATCATATGTGGATAGATTTTAGAGTGAAGTGATGCGCGTTCCATCATCATGCTTAAGATATGGCGCACACCTCGATCAGTCAGTGGGTCTCCCCGCAAATTGACGAACAGCATGTCGTGCTCTTTCTGTTTCATCAAATTCAGTCTACTTTTCTCACGATAAGCATCCAGTGCAGATTGCGCAAAACTACCGAATGGTACATATCGTTCCTTACGTCCTTTTCCCATTACCAAAACAATGCCAAGGTGATCATCGATATCATGCATTTTGACAGCAGTCAGCTCGCTGACCCGCATGCCGGTTGCGTAGAGTAATTCAAGGAGTGCATAATCACGCAAAGACTTTCTATCTTCCCCCTCACAGGATGAAAATAAGGTCTCCATTTCCTCTTCATAAAAAAAAGCCGGAAGTCTTTCTTCCTTCTTCGGGTGATGGAGAGAACGAAATGCGCTATCACTAATGTCATACCTGTCATTTGAAAATTTGAAAAAGGAACGGATAGAAGATATTTTTCTAGAAATCGATGCTCTCGATAAACCCAAGTCATACAGTTCAGTAGCATAAAGTCTTGCTTCAGGGTAAGTCACATCGTTCAAATCTGTAATGCCTTCGACTTCCAGGAACGACAGAAATGCATCAACATCTTTTTCATACTCTGATACTGTGTGATATGAATAGTTCTTTTCTAAGCGTACGTACGAAATGTATTCATCACGGATGATAGAAGGTTGTACTGTCATACACTTCATCCTCCCTGAATAAAAAGCCTTTAAGTTATTAAAGTATTTCGAGTCATTTGAATAATAACACATTATTTACGAAACGTCATAGTAAAGCGAGTTGACTAATAGCCGAAAGAAAGCGACTAATCCAGAAATTCAAAAGTCATCCACGATTCACTATACAATACATGTTGATCCTACGGCAACTATCAATAGCCAAGAAGTCTGACCTCTTTCGATTTGTTCATGTTCCTGACACAATTTGTTCATATACAGAGCAAAAGCACTGTAATCTAGACGTCAATTCTCTTATTCGCAACTTATCCATCGTACTAGATTTTATAATTTCCAATATAAATTGAAATGAATAATTCCTTGTAAGGCACCTTCGCTTAGTTTATATAGGTATTCATGGCCAACGTAATTTAGACAATTAAAAGGAGAAGGCTTGGAATACATCCCTAGCCTTCTCCTTTTAATATCAAATTATTCAAGATAGTGATACTAACTGAAACTCACTAATCGCTTTAAGTGCACGTTCTGCATGCTTCTCAGCACGTTCCAATTTGGTCCTAACGCGTTTACCAAGTTCCGGGAAAAGACCAAAATTGATATTCATGGGCTGGAAGTTCTGCGGATTGGCTTCAGTGACATATCGCGCCATGCTCCCGAGTGCTGTTTCGTGCGGGAAAAGGATTAATTCTTTACCAAGTGCCAGATTGGCGGCGTTAATGCCGGCTATTAAGCCCGAACCTGCCGATTCAACATACCCTTCTACACCAGTCATCTGTCCTGCGAAAAATACATTGGAGTTTGCCTTTAACTGATAAGTCGCATCAAGCACACGTGGTGAGTTAATAAATGTGTTACGATGCATGACACCATAGCGGACGATTTCAACGTTTTCAAGACCCGGGATAAGCCTGATTACTTCCTTTTGCGCGCCCCATTTCATATGCGTTTGAAACCCTACGATGTTGAATAGAGTACCAGCAGCATCATCTTGACGAAGCTGAATGACTGCTTTTGCAAGTTTTCCTGTTACCGGATGTTCAAGTCCAACTGGTTTAAGTGCGCCGAATAACAAAGTCTGTGCTCCGCGCTGGGCAACCACTTCCACCGGCATACATCCTTCGAAGTAGATTTCTTTTTCGAACTCTTTAAGGGGTACAATTTCTGCCGCCACAAGCGCATTATAGAATCGTTCAAATTCTTCCTCATTCATTGGGCAGTTTAAATAGGCTGCTTCGCCTTTATCATAACGAGATTTTAAATAGACTTTGTCCATATCAATGGAGTCTTTTTCTATAATTGGTGCTGCAGCATCATAGAAATATAAATATTCCTCGCCTGTCAGTTTACGAATTTGTTCAGCAAGTGCCGGTGATGTCAGCGGACCCGTCGCAATAATCGTAATGCCTTCCGGTAGTTCCGTCACTTCTTCATTTATAATTTCGATAAGTGGATGGTTTCGAATCGTGTCGGTAACATGGCCAGCGAACTCGTGGCGGTCGACTGCCAATGCCCCTCCAGCAGGAAC from the Sporosarcina psychrophila genome contains:
- the hslV gene encoding ATP-dependent protease subunit HslV, with protein sequence MMEFHATTIFAIRHEGSCAMSGDGQVTVGNAVVMKHTAKKVRRIFGGKVLAGFAGSVADAFTLFELFEAKLTEYNGNLQRASVELAKEWRGDRILRKLEAMLLVMDNERLLLVSGTGEVIEPDDGVLAIGSGGHYALAAGRALKKYSGHSLTAAEIAQAALETAAEICVFTNDHIIVEVLE
- the xerC gene encoding tyrosine recombinase XerC, producing the protein MTVQPSIIRDEYISYVRLEKNYSYHTVSEYEKDVDAFLSFLEVEGITDLNDVTYPEARLYATELYDLGLSRASISRKISSIRSFFKFSNDRYDISDSAFRSLHHPKKEERLPAFFYEEEMETLFSSCEGEDRKSLRDYALLELLYATGMRVSELTAVKMHDIDDHLGIVLVMGKGRKERYVPFGSFAQSALDAYREKSRLNLMKQKEHDMLFVNLRGDPLTDRGVRHILSMMMERASLHSKIYPHMIRHSFATHLLAGGADMRTVQELLGHSHLSSTQVYTHITKEHLRKTYMNTHPRA
- the trmFO gene encoding FADH(2)-oxidizing methylenetetrahydrofolate--tRNA-(uracil(54)-C(5))-methyltransferase TrmFO — protein: MTPIVNVIGAGLAGSEAAWQIASRGVNVRLYEMRPVKQTPAHHTDKFAELVCSNSLRANNLTNAVGIIKEEMRMLDSLIIRAADACAVPAGGALAVDRHEFAGHVTDTIRNHPLIEIINEEVTELPEGITIIATGPLTSPALAEQIRKLTGEEYLYFYDAAAPIIEKDSIDMDKVYLKSRYDKGEAAYLNCPMNEEEFERFYNALVAAEIVPLKEFEKEIYFEGCMPVEVVAQRGAQTLLFGALKPVGLEHPVTGKLAKAVIQLRQDDAAGTLFNIVGFQTHMKWGAQKEVIRLIPGLENVEIVRYGVMHRNTFINSPRVLDATYQLKANSNVFFAGQMTGVEGYVESAGSGLIAGINAANLALGKELILFPHETALGSMARYVTEANPQNFQPMNINFGLFPELGKRVRTKLERAEKHAERALKAISEFQLVSLS